The following are encoded in a window of Spea bombifrons isolate aSpeBom1 chromosome 2, aSpeBom1.2.pri, whole genome shotgun sequence genomic DNA:
- the LOC128473788 gene encoding ETS-related transcription factor Elf-1-like produces the protein MIAENSLDVAEEQIIEDDDLTLTVEASCQNEDETMETIEAAEALLNMDSPNPLLDEKRLANIFSTCEDDLILTPVTHVFVTVDGIPEVMEFHQNVYEEPTESQLNEQPKKKKGRKPKTPRPESPTTTPNISVKRKNKDGKAIIEGIKDGLNVSYMPSVSMWYQALLLGILVDSKAVSKLWGKHKNKPDMNYETMGRALRYYYQRGILAKVEGQRLVYQFKEMPKDLVFIDEDGTSSSTGYSGNLSSDPSLHSSASTPSRNQTKASKGPSNTGTRGSSTTVLKNGASRPSKTKEPAEPPQQQVSLLPSELLRTVQTAESPQPFPTQLFRTLHVMQSGQTVPEQALTCTIQNDTLPHAQTIRTIQPPGQVPVVVSPGNQQLHTVTLQTVPLTTVITSTDPATGAGSQKFILQAIPSTQPMTVLKENMVLQPSKSGSPPPPIVLSSNQVQQVFNSNGQSLCNGTVSMPSSPTFSVSSPVMTFSPSTSTLVTQPANTVITSVIKSPESRQTLVPASSNPGGAESASETADHAEQNFQSCVLVVASPNGFPSQLEIKQENEQWAFDSN, from the exons CAAATCATAGAAGATGATGACCTAACTCTCACAG TTGAAGCATCGTGTCAAAATGAAGATGAAACAATGGAAACGATTGAAGCCGCTGAGGCACTACTGAATATGGACTCTCCCAACCCTTTGCTGGACGAGAAGCGATTAG CAAACATTTTTAGCACGTGTGAAGATGATCTGATTCTTACCCCGGTTACACATGTATTCGTCACTGTTGATGGAATACCAGAGGTGATGGAATTTCACCAGAATGTGTATGAAGAGCCCACCGAATCTCAGCTGAACGAGCAACCCAAGAAGAAAAAAG ggaGAAAACCAAAAACACCTAGACCAGAATCTCCTACCACCACACCAAATATATCTGTGAAGAGGAAAAACAAAGATGGGAAAG CGATAATAGAGGGCATAAAAGATGGCTTGAATGTTTCTTATATGCCTTCTGTTTCTATGTGGTACCAAGCATTACTGCTG GGAATACTAGTAGATTCCAAAGCCGTCTCTAAACTGTGGGGGAAGCATAAGAACAAGCCAGACATGAACTATGAGACCATGGGGAGAGCACTCAG GTACTACTACCAAAGAGGAATACTTGCTAAAGTTGAAGGACAGCGCCTTGTCTATCAGTTCAAAGAAATGCCAAAGGATCTCGTGTTTATCGATGAAGATGGCACAAGTTCCAGCACAGGATACTCCGGAAACCTGTCTTCTGATCCCTCCTTGCACTCTTCAGCTTCAACTCCCAGCCGGAACCAAACAAAAGCATCCAAAGGGCCTTCAAACACTGGGACAAGAGGTAGCTCAACCACTGTTCTAAAAAATGGAGCTTCAAGACCCTCGAAAACAAAGGAACCGGCGGAGCCTCCGCAGCAACAAGTGTCCTTGTTGCCATCAGAGTTATTGAGGACAGTGCAGACTGCTGAGTCACCTCAACCTTTCCCCACTCAGCTTTTCCGGACGTTGCATGTAATGCAGTCTGGGCAGACTGTTCCTGAGCAAGCTTTGACGTGTACCATTCAGAatgacactctgcctcatgCACAGACCATAAG GACTATTCAACCTCCAGGACAAGTGCCCGTAGTGGTTTCACCTGGGAACCAGCAGCTTCACACTGTGACACTCCAAACCGTGCCCCTCACCACAGTCATAACAAGCACAGACCCAGCAACAGGGGCAGGGTCACAGAAATTTATACTTCAAGCCATTCCTTCAACCCAGCCCATGACAGTGCTCAAAGAGAACATGGTGCTGCAGCCTTCAAAATCAGGATCACCACCACCCCCCATTGTCCTGAGCTCAAACCAGGTTCAGCAGGTTTTCAACAGCAATGGTCAGAGCCTTTGCAATGGAACAGTTAGTATGCCTTCATCGCCCACCTTCAGTGTGAGTTCTCCAGTAATGACCTTCTCGCCCAGCACATCGACACTTGTCACGCAACCAGCAAACACTGTTATTACATCTGTTATCAAGTCACCGGAGTCTAGACAGACACTTGTTCCTGCATCTTCAAACCCTGGAGGAGCAGAGAGCGCATCAGAAACTGCCGACCACGCAGAGCAGAACTTCCAGTCATGTGTGTTGGTGGTAGCCAGTCCCAATGGATTTCCCTCACAGCTGGAAATAAAACAGGAAAATGAACAGTGGGCATTTGACTCAAATTAA